The following are from one region of the Mixophyes fleayi isolate aMixFle1 chromosome 7, aMixFle1.hap1, whole genome shotgun sequence genome:
- the LOC142098618 gene encoding uncharacterized protein LOC142098618, producing the protein MTELENLLERILRHTPGTTLQNSTHGYQRVALQMFGYTGHGKSSLINSCLCVVKNEGYQNLSGAGQSDGAMTRIRKEHNLTNTLVMIDNRGFNKLKLQENLEACAQLRSLRDFEEVTWEENTNLAETLRQLPLKYSNRPADFIVPVLVYSATLTWNRNDGSVIEKLITNAFRITGIHPIVVITRCAAENVDEIVRKFGDLGVMRRLCLENYTENEPQRSPQKDKKILEFLHACIEEAERGIRMSQNQDHQTKFVTQAAEQIKQESDVLREEIRKLKESVPSKNRCSPS; encoded by the exons ATGACTGAGCTTGAAAACCTACTAGAGAGGATTCTTCGTCATACCCCTGGTACTACCCTGCAGAACTCTACACACGGATATCAGAGAGTAGCTCTGCAGATGTTCGGCTACACCGGACATGGAAAGTCCTCGCTCATtaactcctgtttgtgtgtggtgAAAAATGAGGGGTACCAGAACCTGTCAGGTGCTGGGCAAAGTGATGGAGCTATGACAAGAATTAGAAAGGAACATAACCTGACAAACACACTGGTCATGATCGACAACCGAGGATTTAATAAGCTGAAGTTACAAGAGAACCTGGAGGCATGTGCCCAGCTCA GGTCCTTAAGGGACTTTGAGGAAGTGACCTGGGAAGAGAACACTAATCTGGCTGAGACCTTGAGACAGCTTCCACTGAAGTACTCAAACCGTCCTGCCGATTTCATTGTGCCCGTGTTGGTGTACAG TGCCACACTCACCTGGAACCGAAATGATGGAAGTGTTATAGAAAAACTGATCACAAATGCCTTCAGAATAACAG GAATTCACCCCATTGTTGTGATCACCAGATGTGCAGCTGAAAACGTAGATGAAATTGTAAGGAAGTTTGGAGACCTTGGTGTAATGAGAAGACTCTGTTTGGAGAATTACACAGAGAACGAGCCCCAACGCTCACCACAAAAAGACAAAAAGATTTTGGAATTTCTCCATGCCTGCATCGAGGAGGCTGAACGGGGAATCAGGATGAGTCAGAACCAGGATCATCAGACAAAATTTGTTACCCAGGCTGCTGAGCAGATTAAACAAGAGTCTGACGTACTGAGAGAAGAAATTAGAAAACTAAAAGAGTCGGTACCCAGTAAGAACAGATGTTCTCCCTCCTGA
- the LOC142097328 gene encoding uncharacterized protein LOC142097328, translating to MAAILGSSIKCMLHRQLCKLCLLYFIPFYIDVLPPAAAAVHKDASWESWIELVFSVQQCSVMAQASESSREIITEYVPGCSLRNIDHGIQRVLLQVFGRLGHGKSSLINSCLCVVKDVGYENLAESGIKERGMTMARKDYELTNKLVIIDNRGLNKLNAEEILESNAQFRSLRSLGEVTWTGKTLSEPLRLFMEQRKSRPVDFMVPVFVYSCTCTDEWNETIKVLKETHRITGINPIIVITKQFSGDYEKIMQKFRDFGSTRIVSLENYTKENQTRTPEADGRILDFLKICIEEAEPGIGRMVEQDPTTRLNDQMIKQVEQETEMLRKKQEELKRNVKKAN from the exons atggcTGCCATACTTGGTTCCTCTATCAAATGCATGTTACACAGACAATTATGTAAACTATGCTTACTCTACTTTATTCCCTTCTATATAGATGTATTACCTCCAGCAGCAGCTGCAGTGCACAAAgatgcctcttgggaatcatggattgaattag tttttagtgTTCAGCAGTGTTCTGTAATGGCTCAGGCATCTGAATCCAGTCGAGAGATTATCACTGAGTATGTCCCGGGCTGCTCACTGCGGAACATTGATCATGGAATCCAGAGAGTTCTACTACAGGTGTTTGGAAGGCTGGGGCATGGAAAGTCTTCGCTCATTAACTCATGTCTGTGTGTAGTGAAGGACGTGGGGTATGAGAACCTGGCAGAATCTGGAATCAAAGAAAGAGGAATGACAATGGCAAGAAAGGATTATGAACTGACCAATAAATTAGTTATCATTGACAACAGAGGTCTTAACAAGCTGAATGCAGAAGAGATCTTGGAGAGCAATGCTCAGTTCA GGAGCCTACGAAGTTTGGGGGAAGTGACCTGGACTGGGAAAACCCTGTCTGAGCCATTAAGACTTTTTATGGAACAGCGTAAAAGTCGACCTGTAGATTTCATGGTTCCCGTGTTTGTATACAG CTGTACATGTACTGATGAGTGGAATGAAACTATAAAAGTCCTCAAAGAAACTCACCGTATCACAG GAATTAATCCCATCATTGTGATCACCAAACAATTCTCTGGGGACTATGAGAAGATTATGCAAAAGTTTAGAGACTTTGGGTCAACCCGCATTGTCTCTCTGGAAAATTACACTAAAGAGAACCAGACACGGACCCCAGAAGCCGACGGCAGAATCCTGGATTTTCTAAAAATCTGCATTGAGGAAGCGGAGCCTGGAATTGGGAGAATGGTGGAACAGGATCCTACGACGAGATTAAATGATCAGATGATTAAGCAAGTTGAACAAGAGACAGAAATGCtgagaaagaaacaagaagaattGAAAAGGAATGTGAAGAAAGCAAATTAG